One window of the Pseudomonas sp. S04 genome contains the following:
- a CDS encoding PaaI family thioesterase — MLNTLKQINSSSAFNRWAGLQVTRADSGEVELSMAFREADMAQYAGFLHAGMIAALLDTVCGFAAGTVAGNVLASHFSVNCLAPAVGEVFIAKGKVIKAGKKQVFARAELFAQNGEQLKLVATGDAILVPVEAG; from the coding sequence ATGCTCAACACACTCAAACAGATCAACTCAAGTTCGGCTTTCAACCGCTGGGCCGGCCTGCAAGTCACCCGTGCCGACAGCGGCGAGGTGGAACTAAGCATGGCCTTTCGCGAGGCCGACATGGCGCAATATGCCGGCTTCCTGCACGCCGGGATGATCGCCGCCCTGCTCGATACCGTCTGCGGTTTTGCCGCCGGGACGGTGGCCGGTAACGTGCTGGCCTCGCACTTCTCGGTGAACTGTCTGGCACCGGCGGTGGGTGAGGTTTTCATCGCCAAGGGCAAGGTGATCAAGGCCGGCAAGAAACAGGTATTCGCCCGCGCCGAACTGTTTGCCCAGAACGGCGAACAGTTGAAACTGGTCGCCACCGGGGATGCGATCCTGGTGCCGGTTGAAGCGGGCTAA
- a CDS encoding MipA/OmpV family protein, whose translation MSSLNNRKCLCLVLTSFGLLIGAEPLPADDWHASVHTGIANLPRYSGSDERVSAPLLGVQITSPHGFFLDSDKGLGWAFDEDDFGLSLYVGASDARKDRKSQFHGSDALNGMGSIQSRPVFGLEATYPLGEAILGATFEHALEKDDEHDTGSAYNHLKLSISAPLYKGAYGELLGSLNSQFGDSNYVRTWYGVSTKQASRSQFRAHDTHAGLVSRGADLSWSLPIDEQWSVSTVLALQYLNGDAADSPLVERRWQTTVAGQVVYTF comes from the coding sequence ATGTCTTCCCTGAACAACCGCAAGTGCCTGTGCCTCGTCCTCACCTCCTTCGGCCTGTTGATCGGCGCCGAGCCGTTGCCTGCCGACGACTGGCACGCCAGTGTGCACACCGGCATCGCCAACCTGCCCCGCTACAGCGGCAGCGACGAGCGGGTCAGTGCACCGCTGCTGGGTGTGCAGATCACTAGCCCTCATGGGTTCTTCCTGGACAGCGACAAGGGTTTGGGCTGGGCCTTTGACGAGGACGACTTTGGCCTGAGCCTGTATGTCGGCGCCAGTGATGCGCGCAAGGACCGCAAATCGCAGTTCCACGGCAGCGACGCGCTCAACGGCATGGGTTCGATCCAATCGCGCCCGGTGTTCGGCCTTGAGGCCACCTACCCCTTGGGCGAAGCCATCCTTGGCGCGACCTTCGAACACGCGCTGGAAAAGGACGACGAGCATGACACCGGCTCGGCCTACAACCACCTGAAGTTGAGCATCAGCGCCCCGCTGTACAAGGGTGCCTACGGCGAGTTGCTGGGCAGTCTCAACAGTCAGTTCGGTGACAGCAACTATGTGCGCACCTGGTATGGGGTCAGCACCAAACAGGCTTCGCGCAGCCAATTTCGCGCCCACGACACCCACGCTGGGCTGGTCAGTCGCGGCGCGGACCTCAGTTGGTCCCTGCCGATCGATGAGCAATGGAGCGTGTCCACGGTGCTGGCGCTGCAGTACCTCAACGGCGATGCCGCCGACAGCCCACTGGTCGAGCGACGGTGGCAGACGACTGTGGCTGGGCAGGTGGTGTACACCTTTTGA